One Falco biarmicus isolate bFalBia1 chromosome 9, bFalBia1.pri, whole genome shotgun sequence genomic region harbors:
- the UBE2D1 gene encoding ubiquitin-conjugating enzyme E2 D1 isoform X4: MALKRIQKELSDLQRDPPAHCSAGPVGDDLFHWQATIMGPPDSAYQGGVFFLTVHFPTDYPFKPPKIAFTTKIYHPNINSNGSICLDILRSQWSPALTVSKADCACRTEEKMVSRPSKSN, translated from the exons ATGGCGCTGAAGCGGATACAGAAA GAACTGAGTGATCTGCAGCGAGACCCACCGGCCCACTGTTCTGCCGGACCTGTTGGAGATGACT TGTTTCATTGGCAAGCAACAATTATGGGACCT cctgatAGTGCATATCAAGGAGGAGTGTTTTTTCTCACAGTACACTTTCCAACAGACTATCCTTTCAAACCGCCAAAG attGCTTTTACCACAAAAATCTACCACCCAAACATAAACAGTAATGGGAGTATTTGCCTTGATATCCTGAGATCTCAATGGTCACCAGCTCTGACTGTATCAAAAG CTGACTGTGCATGCAGAACTGAGGAGAAAATGGTCAGCAGACcttcaaaatcaaattaa
- the UBE2D1 gene encoding ubiquitin-conjugating enzyme E2 D1 isoform X1 gives MALKRIQKELSDLQRDPPAHCSAGPVGDDLFHWQATIMGPPDSAYQGGVFFLTVHFPTDYPFKPPKIAFTTKIYHPNINSNGSICLDILRSQWSPALTVSKVLLSICSLLCDPNPDDPLVPDIAQIYKSDKEKYNRHAREWTQKYAM, from the exons ATGGCGCTGAAGCGGATACAGAAA GAACTGAGTGATCTGCAGCGAGACCCACCGGCCCACTGTTCTGCCGGACCTGTTGGAGATGACT TGTTTCATTGGCAAGCAACAATTATGGGACCT cctgatAGTGCATATCAAGGAGGAGTGTTTTTTCTCACAGTACACTTTCCAACAGACTATCCTTTCAAACCGCCAAAG attGCTTTTACCACAAAAATCTACCACCCAAACATAAACAGTAATGGGAGTATTTGCCTTGATATCCTGAGATCTCAATGGTCACCAGCTCTGACTGTATCAAAAG ttttattgtCCATATGCTCCTTACTTTGTGATCCTAATCCAGATGATCCTTTAGTACCAGATATTGCACAGATCTACAAGTCAGACAAGGAAAA